In Palaemon carinicauda isolate YSFRI2023 chromosome 14, ASM3689809v2, whole genome shotgun sequence, the following proteins share a genomic window:
- the LOC137652860 gene encoding uncharacterized protein → MFFQKKTPPENQNSVRFLWWPNGDINRPLEESRMAVHIFGAISSQTIANTALKATADKADEKYDSTFGSTTRHNFCVDNCLKSCADVPTAVKFVKDLVSATGEKGFRLSKFVSNSIDVLKALPAEDCSVESDKFDLDTESLMTRALGMLRYLKEDSFKFSIEVKDNPFTIRGFLSTISSLYYPLELLSPIILPAKKLLQELYQVESLDWDERIPEEPAERWQHWIQALHLLEQLSIPRCFKSSGFGNVTGSSLVLFIDASTVGYGVTAYLVLPDGNQVQSNLVMGKSRVSPKKVVTIPRLELTAATVSVKDAQHILKELEFTVGKVVYYTDPTTVLHYNHSNTKRFPVFVANRVRVIKDYSQPEQ, encoded by the coding sequence ATGTTCTTTCAAAAAAAGACTCCACCTGAGAATCAGAACTCTGTTAGattcttgtggtggcctaatggtgacATCAATCGACCTCTTGAAGAATCCCGAATGGCTGTTCACATTTTCGGAGCAATCTCATCACAGACTATTGCAAATACTGCATTGAAGGCCACAGCAGACAAAGCAGATGAGAAGTATGATTCAACTTTTGGCAGCACCACAAGGCACAATTTCTGTGTTGACAACTGTTTGAAGTCATGTGCTGATGTTCCTACAGCAGTAAAGTTTGTGAAGGATTTGGTATCTGCAACTGGTGAAAAAGGATTTAGGTTATCTAAATTTGTCAGCAATTCAATTGATGTCCTTAAAGCTTTGCCTGCTGAAGATTGTTCGGTTGAAAGTGACAAGTTTGATCTTGACACggagagtttaatgacaagagCCTTAGGAATGTTAAGGTACCTTAAAGAAGACTCATTCAAGTTTTCAATTGAGGTCAAGGATAATCCATTCACCATAAGAGGATTTTTATCAACTATCTCATCATTATATTATCCCCTTGAGTTGCTCTCTCCAATCATCTTACCGGCCAAGAAACTGTTACAAGAATTGTATCAAGTTGAGAGTCTGGACTGGGATGAGAGGATTCCGGAGGAGCCAGCTGAAAGGTGGCAACATTGGATACAAGCTCTTCATTTACTGGAGCAGCTTTCAATACCAAGATGCTTCAAGTCAAGTGGGTTTGGTAATGTGACAGGTTCAAGTCTTGTATTATTCATCGATGCAAGTACAGTTGGTTATGGTGTTACAGCATATCTTGTTCTTCCCGATGGAAACCAAGTTCAGTCAAATCTTGTCATGGGAAAATCAAGAGTATCTCCCAAAAAGGTGGTGACTATACCTAGGTTAGAACTTACAGCTGCAACTGTGTCTGTCAAGGATGCTCAACacatcctgaaggagttggagtttACTGTTGGCAAGGTAGTGTACTACACAGATCCAACAACAGTCCTTCACTATAATCATAGCAACACTAAAAGGTTTCCTGTTTTTGTAGCCAACAGAGTCAGGGTTATAAAGGACTACTCCCAGCCTGAGCAATGA